Proteins found in one Coffea eugenioides isolate CCC68of chromosome 5, Ceug_1.0, whole genome shotgun sequence genomic segment:
- the LOC113772008 gene encoding cation-chloride cotransporter 1-like produces the protein MAGNGEIEVSDEKEFSSSSSSSSQGLDHGRKYRPVVASDNDRAIVEMSSLESAAAASSSSSSSPFPNRNPMKVKASNQTNMASEEREGSLPTRAHANGDQKDSKLELFGFDSLVNILGLKSMTEDQTPAPSSPRDGDDGTINLERPRVLDTGVKLGTMMGVFVPCLQNILGIIYYIRFSWIVGMGGIGESLLLVAFCGSCTFLTTISLSAIATNGAMKGGGPYYLIGRALGPEVGVSIGLCFFLGNAVAGSLYVLGAVETFLNAVPSAGIFKETVTRVNGTEVAQPIASPSLHDLQIYGIVVTIILCFIVFGGVKMINRVAPAFLVAVLFSLFCIFIGILLARKDHPAAGITGLSLESFKENWSSDYQTTNNAGIPDPDGKIYWNFNALVGLFFPAVTGIMAGSNRSASLKDTQRSIPVGTLAATLTTTGLYLISVLFFGALATREKLLTDRQVYVLFNEMLYSLKSHMLCFESVS, from the exons ATGGCGGGCAATGGAGAAATTGAAGTGTCCGACGAGAAAGAGTTTTCTTCGTCGTCGTCGTCGTCGTCGCAAGGACTAGACCACGGCCGGAAGTACAGGCCTGTGGTGGCCAGCGATAACGATCGCGCCATCGTTGAAATGTCCTCTCTGGAGTCCGCCGCCGCcgcctcctcttcttcttcctcttctccgTTTCCCAATCGTAACCCTAT GAAAGTTAAAGCTAGCAATCAGACAAACATGGCTTCTGAAGAAAGAGAAGGCTCACTGCCCACTCGTGCACATGCCAATGGCGATCAGAAGGATTCCAAATTGGAATTGTTTGGGTTTGATTCACTCGTAAATATTTTAGGTCTTAAGAG TATGACAGAAGATCAGACTCCTGCACCCTCTAGTCCTAGAGATGGAGATGATGGCACAATCAATCTGGAACGTCCTAGGGTGCTT GATACTGGTGTCAAACTAGGGACAATGATGGGAGTGTTTGTTCCGTGCTTGCAAAATATTCTGGGAATTATCTACTATATCAGATTTTCATG GATCGTTGGTATGGGTGGTATAGGTGAATCATTGTTGCTAGTTGCTTTCTGTGGGTCATGCACTTTCTTGACTACAATTTCGTTGAGTGCCATTGCAACTAATGGTGCTATGAAA GGTGGAGGACCTTATTATCTCATAGGTCGTGCCTTGGGTCCTGAAGTAGGAGTCAGCATTGGGCTTTGTTTTTTCCTTGGGAATGCAGTTGCTGGATCTCT TTACGTATTGGGAGCTGTGGAGACTTTTCTGAATGCTGTACCAAGTGCAGGGATTTTTAAAG AGACTGTCACCAGAGTTAATGGAACAGAAGTAGCACAACCGATTGCTAGTCCCAGTTTACATGATCTGCAGATATATGGAATTGTGGTGACCATCATTTTGTGTTTCATAGTATTTGGTGGTGTGAAAATGATCAATCGAGTTGCACCAGCTTTTCTTGTAGCTGTTTTATTCTCATTATTCTGCATATTTATTGGGATACTGCTGGCTCGAAAGGATCATCCAGCAG CTGGGATTACGGGCTTGAGTTTGGAGTCTTTCAAAGAAAATTGGAGTTCGGACTATCAAACAACTAATAACGCTGGAATTCCTGATCCTGACGGGAAGATATACTGGAACTTCAA TGCATTGGTAGGTCTATTTTTTCCTGCTGTTACGGGGATTATGGCTGGTTCAAACCGTTCTGCGTCATTGAAGGACACTCAGAGGTCTATTCCTGTCGGAACATTAGCTGCAACTTTGACGACTACTGGACTATATCTGATTtctgttttattttttggagcTCTTGCTACCCGAGAGAAACTTTTGACAGATAGGCAAGTCTATGTACTGTTTAATGAAATGCTTTACTCATTGAAATCACATATGTTGTGCTTTGAATCTGTTTCCTAA